From one Octopus bimaculoides isolate UCB-OBI-ISO-001 chromosome 1, ASM119413v2, whole genome shotgun sequence genomic stretch:
- the LOC106876826 gene encoding interleukin 17-like protein, producing MKITSVFIQVIISLFNFTLIVSSAAIPTQCKIPTDLKVHYEKLSSVGIGNNFFLPAEMVPAKSEQSPLTIGDKTCPTSPVSSDIIRERSTCPWYLTFAHDSTVYPPLRQEVVCRCKECLDSDHNHHCVTVYTKTTVLKRTGECVDGLYVYKPSVIDIATACVCARKVDRE from the exons ATGAAGATAACCAGC GTTTTTATCCAGGTTATAATCTCTCTCTTCAACTTCACATTGATTGTATCTTCAGCGGCTATTCCGACCCAGTGTAAAATACCTACTGACTTGAAAGTGCATTATGAAAAACTGTCCAGTGTTGGCATTGGCAATAACTTTTTCCTACCGGCTGAAATGGTTCCAGCAAAAAGTGAGCAGTCACCATTGACCATTGGGGATAAAACTTGCCCAACATCTCCAGTTTCTTCTGATATTATCCGTGAACGTTCAACCTGCCCTTGGTACTTGACTTTCGCTCATGATTCAACAGTTTATCCGCCGTTACGTCAAGAAGTAGTGTGTCGCTGTAAAGAATGCCTGGACTCTGACCACAACCACCATTGTGTAACCGTATACACTAAAACGACTGTCCTCAAGCGTACAGGCGAATGTGTTGATGGACTATATGTGTATAAACCAAGTGTAATTGATATAGCGACAGCTTGTGTTTGCGCACGGAAAGTAGATAGAGAGTAA